The Syngnathoides biaculeatus isolate LvHL_M chromosome 6, ASM1980259v1, whole genome shotgun sequence genome has a window encoding:
- the armc10 gene encoding armadillo repeat-containing protein 10 produces the protein MSDGGSSMTPRIGSMKTLLGIVAGAGASYGIYKLISGGSWRRYKRSGDNSEGCASRGGQGNPRPESLLAKVSRLDLVCPPTERTEHASDDIVANSAGNLEPRHLKALLTRLQTSANAPERCRLLLTLGNAAAFTVNQNVIRECEGIPIVGGFLSDPASEVKVQTLNALNNLCMNIQNQEQLKVYVPQVLELIEMSPVNSDLQSGALRLLTNLSVTDKHQHLLKGSVTLLLSLVVVGDAALQVQTLKVLVNLSSNPDIMDDIVQAQAPASVVLLFDAQTAPAVLLRLLTFAGNLKAWRPSAQAADELRRKRDCLFRVMLDDESELHGRLVKLLSHPDREIQVQCRLGCEGLTLEGTEEPSQESSLKQMRALELR, from the exons ATGAGCGACGGCGGCTCGAGTATGACGCCGAGAATCGGCAGCATGAAGACTTTGCTCGGGATCGTCGCCGGTGCTGGGGCCTCTTATGGGATTTATAAACTCATAAGCGGGGGGAGCTGGAGGAGATACAAGAGAAGCGGCGACAATAGTGAAGGCTGTGCTTCAAGGGGCGGTCAAGGGAACCCTCGGCCGGAAAGCCTGCTTGCCAAAGTGTCTAGACTGGACCTTGTTTGTCCTCCAACTGAGAGAACTGAGCATGCTTCAG ATGACATCGTCGCCAATTCTGCCGGAAACCTTGAGCCGAGGCACCTGAAAGCGCTGCTGACGCGTCTGCAGACGAGCGCTAACGCGCCAGAACGGTGTCGACTCTTGCTCACTTTAGGAAACGCTGCTGCTTTTACCGTCAACCAG AACGTTATCCGCGAATGCGAAGGGATCCCCATCGTTGGTGGCTTCCTCTCTGACCCTGCGTCAGAGGTTAAAGTGCAGACGCTGAACGCTTTAAATAATCTCTGCATGAACATCCAAAACCAGGAGCAGCTGAAG GTTTACGTGCCACAAGTGCTGGAGTTGATCGAGATGTCCCCGGTGAACTCCGACCTCCAGTCGGGTGCTCTGAGGCTGCTGACCAACCTTTCGGTGACGGACAAACACCAACACTTGCTCAAGGGTTCTGTGACGCTTTTACTCTCTCTCGTGGTGGTGGGTGATGCAGCGTTGCAG gttcagACCTTGAAGGTTCTTGTGAATTTGTCATCTAATCCCGACATCATGGACGATATTGTTCAGGCTCAG GCCCCGGCTTCCGTCGTGCTGCTGTTCGACGCGCAAACGGCGCCGGCGGTGCTCCTGCGGCTGCTGACGTTCGCGGGCAACCTGAAGGCGTGGAGACCTTCGGCGCAGGCGGCCGACGAACTGAGGCGCAAGCGCGACTGCCTCTTCCGGGTCATGCTGGACGACGAGTCGGAGCTGCACGGGCGACTGGTCAAGCTGCTCTCCCACCCCGACAGGGAGATTCAAGTGCAG TGCCGCCTGGGATGCGAAGGCCTCACGCTTGAAGGCACCGAAGAGCCTTCGCAGGAATCCAGTTTGAAACAAATGCGGGCGTTGGAACTGCGATGA